Proteins encoded together in one Macadamia integrifolia cultivar HAES 741 chromosome 8, SCU_Mint_v3, whole genome shotgun sequence window:
- the LOC122085726 gene encoding serine/threonine-protein kinase BLUS1-like isoform X1, translating into MADCRKIFSTNPKDYQLLEEVGNGGSAIVYKAIYIPCEEVVAVKCLDLDRCNSNLEDIRKEAQTMLLIDHPNVIKAYCSFVVEHNLWVVMAFMAEGSCLHLMTVAYPDGFEESVIGSILKETLKALEYLHRHGHIHRDVKAGNILLDSNGEVKLGDFGVSTCMFDKGDRQRSRNTFVGTPCWMAPEVLQPGSGYDFKADIWSFGITALELAHGHAPFSKYPPMKVLLMTIQNAPPGLDYDRDKKFSKSFKDMVSMCLVKDQTKRPTAEKLLKHAFFKNAKPPELSIKSLLTGLPPLGERVKTLHLKDAAQLALKKMPSTEQEALSQSEYKRGVSAWNFDIEDLKAQASLVQDDVDLQGIKEEDEESIRSCVNNKDASASSSIVAKSISMADIDGRFENENQSANEKVKREVRRAPSFNGPLMLQNRASANSFSAPIRSSGDSMDEKSKANMVQIKGRFSVTSETVDLVKDITLGSVSRRCIQESPLKKSASDGDWLVDSKYMPGNQPPKEVSNSVVPASILMPQLQNLFQQTTFQQGLIVNLLNSLQQTEAVDAFQSGKFAPQPCNSEIDASVETAASEREQLLLVKISELEARVINLTDEVAEARLKYLQLQLQLNAAYDREEERSKVGKGTA; encoded by the exons ATGGCCGATTGCCGGAAGATCTTCTCCACCAATCCTAAAGATTACCAGCTCCTCGAGGAGGTCGGTAATGGCGGCAGCGCCATTGTTTACAAGGCGATCTATATCCCTTGCGAAGAAGTTGTTGCCGTCAAGTGTCTAGATCTCGATCGATGCAATAGCAATCTT GAAGACATACGAAAGGAGGCTCAGACTATGTTATTAATAGATCATCCGAATGTAATAAAGGCATACTGTTCGTTTGTTGTTGAACACAATCTCTGGGTGGTTATGGCGTTCATGGCAGAGGGTTCTTGCCTGCACCTTATGACAGTAGCATATCCTGATGGATTTGAAGAGTCTGTAATTGGTTCAATCCTTAAAGAAACCCTAAAGGCTTTGGAGTACCTCCATCGACATGGACATATCCATCGTGATGTCAAG GCTGGAAATATCCTTCTTGATAGTAATGGTGAGGTGAAACTTGGTGATTTTGGAGTTTCAACTTGCATGTTTGACAAGGGTGACAGGCAGCGTTCGAGAAATACTTTCGTGGGGACACCATGCTg GATGGCTCCAGAAGTTTTGCAGCCAGGAAGTGGATATGATTTCAA AGCTGACATTTGGTCATTTGGAATAACTGCTCTGGAGTTGGCTCACGGTCATGCACCCTTTTCAAAATACCCTCCGATGAAG GTTCTCCTGATGACCATCCAGAATGCTCCTCCTGGACTTGATTATGACCGTGACAAAAAGTTTTCGAAG TCCTTTAAAGATATGGTTTCCATGTGCTTGGTGAAAGATCAAACGAAGAGGCCAACAGCAGAGAAGTTATTGAAACACGCTTTTTTCAAGAATGCAAAGCCTCCGGAGCTTTCTATTAAAAGTCTATTAACTGGCTTGCCACCACTTGGGGAACGTGTAAAAACCCTCCAC CTTAAGGATGCTGCACAATTAGCTCTCAAGAAAATGCCTTCAACAGAACAAGAAGCACTATCACAG AGTGAGTACAAACGAGGTGTTAGTGCATGGAACTTTGATATTGAAGATTTGAAAGCCCAAGCATCACTG GTTCAAGACGATGTTGATTTGCAAggaataaaggaagaagatgaagaaagcaTAAGATCATGTGTCAATAATAAG GATGCATCTGCTTCCAGTTCTATTGTGGCAAAATCAATTTCTATGGCTGATATTGATGGCCG GTTTGAGAACGAGAATCAATCAGCAAATGAAAAAGTCAAACGCGAAGTAAGGAGGGCACCTAGTTTTAACGGTCCACTGATGCTACAGAATCGAGCTTCTGCAAATAGCTTCTCAGCTCCCATAAGGTCTTCAGGTG ATTCTATGGATGAGAAGTCAAAGGCCAATATGGTACAAATAAAAGGCCGGTTCTCAGTAACATCTGAAACTGTGGACCTTGTAAAG GATATTACATTAGGTTCAGTTTCACGAAGATGTATACAG GAATCACCTCTAAAGAAGTCTGCTAGTGATGGTGACTGGCTAGTTGATTCTAAATATATG CCTGGCAATCAACCACCTAAGGAAGTAAGCAACAGTGTGGTACCTGCATCAATTCTCATGCCTCAACTCCAAAACCTTTTTCAGCAGACCACATTCCAACAA GGTCTGATTGTGAATTTGTTGAATAGCTTGCAACAAACTGAGGCTGTGGATG CTTTTCAAAGTGGAAAGTTTGCACCACAACCTTGCAACTCAGAGATCGATGCAAGT GTTGAAACAGCTGCCTCTGAAAGGGAGCAGTTATTGCTCGTGAAAATTTCAGAGCTTGAAGCCAG GGTGATTAATCTAACTGATGAAGTAGCTGAGGCAAGGTTGAAATATCTGCAG
- the LOC122085726 gene encoding serine/threonine-protein kinase BLUS1-like isoform X2, with the protein MADCRKIFSTNPKDYQLLEEVGNGGSAIVYKAIYIPCEEVVAVKCLDLDRCNSNLEDIRKEAQTMLLIDHPNVIKAYCSFVVEHNLWVVMAFMAEGSCLHLMTVAYPDGFEESVIGSILKETLKALEYLHRHGHIHRDVKAGNILLDSNGEVKLGDFGVSTCMFDKGDRQRSRNTFVGTPCWMAPEVLQPGSGYDFKADIWSFGITALELAHGHAPFSKYPPMKVLLMTIQNAPPGLDYDRDKKFSKSFKDMVSMCLVKDQTKRPTAEKLLKHAFFKNAKPPELSIKSLLTGLPPLGERVKTLHLKDAAQLALKKMPSTEQEALSQSEYKRGVSAWNFDIEDLKAQASLVQDDVDLQGIKEEDEESIRSCVNNKDASASSSIVAKSISMADIDGRFENENQSANEKVKREVRRAPSFNGPLMLQNRASANSFSAPIRSSDSMDEKSKANMVQIKGRFSVTSETVDLVKDITLGSVSRRCIQESPLKKSASDGDWLVDSKYMPGNQPPKEVSNSVVPASILMPQLQNLFQQTTFQQGLIVNLLNSLQQTEAVDAFQSGKFAPQPCNSEIDASVETAASEREQLLLVKISELEARVINLTDEVAEARLKYLQLQLQLNAAYDREEERSKVGKGTA; encoded by the exons ATGGCCGATTGCCGGAAGATCTTCTCCACCAATCCTAAAGATTACCAGCTCCTCGAGGAGGTCGGTAATGGCGGCAGCGCCATTGTTTACAAGGCGATCTATATCCCTTGCGAAGAAGTTGTTGCCGTCAAGTGTCTAGATCTCGATCGATGCAATAGCAATCTT GAAGACATACGAAAGGAGGCTCAGACTATGTTATTAATAGATCATCCGAATGTAATAAAGGCATACTGTTCGTTTGTTGTTGAACACAATCTCTGGGTGGTTATGGCGTTCATGGCAGAGGGTTCTTGCCTGCACCTTATGACAGTAGCATATCCTGATGGATTTGAAGAGTCTGTAATTGGTTCAATCCTTAAAGAAACCCTAAAGGCTTTGGAGTACCTCCATCGACATGGACATATCCATCGTGATGTCAAG GCTGGAAATATCCTTCTTGATAGTAATGGTGAGGTGAAACTTGGTGATTTTGGAGTTTCAACTTGCATGTTTGACAAGGGTGACAGGCAGCGTTCGAGAAATACTTTCGTGGGGACACCATGCTg GATGGCTCCAGAAGTTTTGCAGCCAGGAAGTGGATATGATTTCAA AGCTGACATTTGGTCATTTGGAATAACTGCTCTGGAGTTGGCTCACGGTCATGCACCCTTTTCAAAATACCCTCCGATGAAG GTTCTCCTGATGACCATCCAGAATGCTCCTCCTGGACTTGATTATGACCGTGACAAAAAGTTTTCGAAG TCCTTTAAAGATATGGTTTCCATGTGCTTGGTGAAAGATCAAACGAAGAGGCCAACAGCAGAGAAGTTATTGAAACACGCTTTTTTCAAGAATGCAAAGCCTCCGGAGCTTTCTATTAAAAGTCTATTAACTGGCTTGCCACCACTTGGGGAACGTGTAAAAACCCTCCAC CTTAAGGATGCTGCACAATTAGCTCTCAAGAAAATGCCTTCAACAGAACAAGAAGCACTATCACAG AGTGAGTACAAACGAGGTGTTAGTGCATGGAACTTTGATATTGAAGATTTGAAAGCCCAAGCATCACTG GTTCAAGACGATGTTGATTTGCAAggaataaaggaagaagatgaagaaagcaTAAGATCATGTGTCAATAATAAG GATGCATCTGCTTCCAGTTCTATTGTGGCAAAATCAATTTCTATGGCTGATATTGATGGCCG GTTTGAGAACGAGAATCAATCAGCAAATGAAAAAGTCAAACGCGAAGTAAGGAGGGCACCTAGTTTTAACGGTCCACTGATGCTACAGAATCGAGCTTCTGCAAATAGCTTCTCAGCTCCCATAAGGTCTTCAG ATTCTATGGATGAGAAGTCAAAGGCCAATATGGTACAAATAAAAGGCCGGTTCTCAGTAACATCTGAAACTGTGGACCTTGTAAAG GATATTACATTAGGTTCAGTTTCACGAAGATGTATACAG GAATCACCTCTAAAGAAGTCTGCTAGTGATGGTGACTGGCTAGTTGATTCTAAATATATG CCTGGCAATCAACCACCTAAGGAAGTAAGCAACAGTGTGGTACCTGCATCAATTCTCATGCCTCAACTCCAAAACCTTTTTCAGCAGACCACATTCCAACAA GGTCTGATTGTGAATTTGTTGAATAGCTTGCAACAAACTGAGGCTGTGGATG CTTTTCAAAGTGGAAAGTTTGCACCACAACCTTGCAACTCAGAGATCGATGCAAGT GTTGAAACAGCTGCCTCTGAAAGGGAGCAGTTATTGCTCGTGAAAATTTCAGAGCTTGAAGCCAG GGTGATTAATCTAACTGATGAAGTAGCTGAGGCAAGGTTGAAATATCTGCAG